ACATCGGATGGCGTGCATCGCCGCGAGCTCTGTCAGATTTTTCCTTTGAAAGGACCCCCATGAGCACCACCACCCAGACCAGGCCGGTCGCCGCGGCGACCGCCCAGGAGATCCCTCCCGTTCTGGTGTCGGGCATCCTCGACATCAACGACAAGAACGCCTTCGTACGGGCCGACGGCTACCTGCCGGGCCCCGGCGACACCTATCTTTCGGCCGCCCAGGTGACCAGGTACGGCCTGCGGCCCGGCGACCGGATCGAGGGCGCCGCCCGTACCCCCCGCCCGGGAGACCGGCGCGAGAAGTTCCGCAACCTCATCCGGGTGGACACGGTCAACGGCCGTCCCGCGGAAAACCCGGAGAACACCGTCAAGCGCCCGAATTTCGCCGATCTGACGCCGCTGTACCCGCAGGAGCGGCTGCGCCTGGAAACCGGCGCCGGCGAGCTGACCGGCCGCATCATGGACCTGGTCACCCCCATCGGAAAAGGCCAGCGCGGTCTCATCGTGGCGCCGCCCAAAGCGGGCAAGACCATGATTCTGCAGGCCATCGCAAAGGCCATCCGGACAAATAACCCGGAATGCCACGTAATGATCGTGCTCGTCGACGAACGGCCCGAAGAGGTCACCGACATGCAGCGGTCGGCGGACGCCGAGGTCATCCACTCCACCTTCGACCGCCCGGCGAGCGAGCACATCGCCCTCGCCGAGCTGGCGATCGAGCGCGCCAAGCGGATCGTCGAGCTCGGCGGCGACGTGGTCGTCATCCTCGACTCGATCACCCGGCTCGGCCGGGCGTACAACCTCGCGGCTCCCTCGAGCAGCCGCATCCTGGCCGGCGGCGTGGCCGCGACGGCCATCCACCCGCCGCGCCGTTTCCTCGGCGCCGCCCGCAACATCGAGGACGGCGGCTCCCTGACCATCATCGCGTCGGTGCTCGTGGAGACCGGTTCGCGTATGGACGAGGTCTTCTTCGAGGAGTTCAAGGGCACCGGCAACATGGAGCTGCGGCTACGCCGCGACCTCGCCGACAGGCGGATCTTCCCGGCCGTCGACGCCGCGCCCTCCAGCACCCGCCGCGACGACCTGCTCATGTCCTCCATCGAGCTGGAGACCGTGGCCCGGCTGCGCCAGGTGTTGCACTCCCTCGGTCCTCAGGAGGCTCTCGAGCTCCTCACCGGCAAACTCCGCGAGACCTCCTCCAACGCGGAGTTCCTCACCCAGATTCTGCGCGAGTCCGCACGCTGAGAGCCCAAGACCGTGCCTGCCTCAGTCGACGGTCACGCTCTTGGCCAGGTTGCGTGGCTTGTCCACGTCATGGCCCAGCGCCACCGCCGCGTGATAGGCGAGTAGCTGCAGCGGGATCGTCAACAGGATCGGGTCGAGCTCGGGTTCGTTCTTCGGCACCGCGATCGCGTCCTCGCCCGCCACACCGTGGCCGATGGTCACCACCCGGCCGTGCCGGGCCCTGATCTCCCCGAGCGTCGAGCGGTTCTTGTCCAGGAGTTCGTCGTCCGGGACGATCGCGACCGTCGGAAGCGCGGGACTGACGAGAGCCAGCGGGCCGTGCTTGAGCTCGCTCGCGGGATACGCCTCCGCGTGGACGTAGGAGACCTCCTTGAGCTTCTGCGCCCCCTCGCGTGCGACCGGCCAGCCGCGGACCCGCCCCACGAACAGCATGCTGTGATACTTCGCCAGGTCCCCGGCCAGTGCGGCGATCCGGTCCTCCTGCTCCAGGATCTCCCCGATCTGCGCGGGCAGCGCCCGCAGCCCCTCGGTGATCCGCCGGCCGTCGGCGGGGGACAGGTCATGGATCCGGCCCAGGTGCAGCGCGAGCAGCGCGAACACCACCGCCGTCGACGTGTACGCCTTGGTCGAGGCGACCGCGATCTCCGGACCGGCGTGCAGGTAGATCCCGCCGTCGCACTCGCGGGCGATCGCGCTGCCGACGGCGTTGACCACGCCGAGGACCCGGCCGCCCTTGCGCCGCAGCTCCTGCACCGCGGCGAGCGTGTCGTAGGTCTCGCCGGACTGGCTGACCGCGACGTAGAGCGTGTCCGCCTCGACGACCGGGTTGCGGTAGCGGAACTCCGACGCGGGCTCGGCGTCCGCCGGGATCCGGGCCAGCTCCTCGATGAGCTGCGCGCCCACCTGGCCCGCGTAGTACGCCGAGCCGCAACCGAGGATCTTCACCCGGCGTATGGCACGTGCCTCGCGGGGGTCCAGGTCCAGCCCGCCCAGGTGGGCCGTGTGGAACCGGGCGTCGAGCCGTCCCCGCAGCGCACGCTCGACCGCGGCGGGCTGCTCGTGGATCTCCTTGCGCATGAAGTGCGTGTAGCCCTCGGCGTCATAGGCCGCGTCCTCGGTCTCGATGACCGAGGGCTCCTTGAGCGTGACCTGGGCGTCCAGGGTGAACGTGCGGAACCCGTCGGGCCGGATCGAGGCGAGCTCGCCGTCGTCCAGGTGCACCACCTGGCGCGTGTAGCGGACCAGCGCGGCGACGTCGGAGGCCGCGAACATCTCCTTCTCCCCGATGCCCAGCACGACCGGGCTGCCGTTGCGGGCGACGACGAGCACGCCGGGGTGGCGCGCGTCCACCACGGCGATGCCGTACGTGCCGACGATCTGTGACAGCGCCTCGCGTACGGCGTCCTCCAGCTCGTCCGCGCTCGACCGCGCGATCAGGTGGGGGATGACCTCGCTGTCGGTCTCGGACGCGAACTCCACGCCGTCGGCCGCCAGCTTGGCGCGCAGCTCGTCGGCGTTCTCGATGATGCCGTTGTGCACGACCGCGACGGTGCCGGCGACGTGCGGGTGCGCGTTCTCGTCGCTCGGCTCGCCGTGCGTCGCCCAGCGGGTGTGGCCGATCCCCGTGCCGCCCTTGAAGCGCGCGGGCAGGCTCGCCGCCATCGCGGCGACGCGCCCCTCCTTCTTGCGCACCCGCAGGTCACCGGAGCGCCCGGCGACGGCGAGGCCGGCCGAGTCGTACCCGCGGTACTCCAGGCGTGCCAGCCCCTCGGTCAGGATCGGGACGGCGTCCCTGTGCCCGGTGTAGGCCACGATTCCGCACATGGGGCCTGCCTTTCCTCGTCGATGGTCATCCGTACACGATGCGCCGCAGCTGACGGAGCGAGAGCTCCGGAGGAGCGACCCGGCGCTGCGGCAGCTCGGCCGCGACGCGTTCGAAGATCTGGTCGTTGGTCAGTCCGCGCGCCTTCAGCTCCGCGTGCCGCCGCCGGACGAACTCCTCGGCCGGCTCGGCGAAGTACGCGAGCACGTCCGCGACCACCCGCGCGGCCTCGCCCGCGCTCAGCGAGGTGGTACGGCTGAGGTGGACGAGGAGATCGTCGTACACGCGGTCGGACATGCGTTGTGATCCTGCCGGATTCTTGCCCCGAAAGCCAAGTTTCCTGCCCGGTATCGGGCAGGAAACAGGACTTAGGCCATACGATCTGCGGTCAGGCGGTCGCACCCCCGTCGACGGTCAGTTCGTGACCGACGACGAACGCCGACTCGGGCGAGGCCAGCCACAGGACCGCCGCCGCGACCTCCTCGGTCGCGCCGATCCGCCCGGCCGGGATGCGTTCGCCGACGCGAGCCGCGACGTCGGCCTCGCTTTCCCCGGGGCGCATCGACATGGCGGTGGCGATCGGCCCGGGGCTGACCACGTTGATCCGTACGCCCTCGGCGATGGCCTCACGCGCGGCCGCCTTGGAGAGCGCGACCACGCCCGCCTTGGTCGCGCCGTACGCGCCGATCCCCGGCACCGCGGTGACCCCGATGGAGGCGGTGTTCACGATCACGCCGCCGCCGTTGGCCCGCATGTGCGCGAGTTCGTGCCTGAGCGACAGCCAGACCCCGGTCAGGTTGGTGCCGACCATCGCGTCCCAGGACGCCTCGTCGATGCCGGTGACCGGGCCACCGTGCAGGACGGCGGCGTTGTTGAACGCGATGTGCAGGCCACCGTGGCGTTCGACGGTCGTCGCCACGAGCCGGGCCACGTCCTCGGAGCGTGACACGTCGGCCGTCACGGCGCTCGCCGTCCCGCCCTCCTCCTCGATGAGCTTCACGGTCCGTGCCAGCGGTTCGGCGCCGCGCCCGGACACCACGACGGCGGCGCCCTCACGGGCGAACGCCAGCGCGGTGGCCTGGCCGATGCCGGAGCCGCCGCCGGTCACGAGCGCGACCTTTCCGGTGAAACGTGCGGTCATTGCCATCTCTCCTTGATCATTTGGTGCCGCGCCGAAGCAGCGCGGTCAGTGCGGTGAGGACGAAGGCGATCGCGGCGGCCCGCAGCGCGAAGGCGTACCCGGCGGGGACGTCGCGTGAGTGGGCGGCGGCGAGCGAGGTCAGCAGAGTGAGGCCGGCCGGCGGCCCGATCTCCATGGCGGAGTTCAGCACCCCGCCGGCGAGCCCGGCCTGCTCGGCCGGGACGCCGTCCATGGCGGAGACCGTCGCGGCGGCGAACGTCGTCCCGGCCCCCAGCGAGAAGACGACCAGCCCGGCGTAGGGCAGGCCGAGGCGTGCGAGCAGGAACAGCCCGGCGGCGGTGACCACCAGCCCGGCGATCATGACGCGCCGGGCGCCGAGCCGGGCGATGAGCGGCCCGGCGAGTACGCCGGCGGCGGCGAGGGCCGGGGCGGGCAGGAGCAGGACCATCGAGGTCCGCAGCGGCGACAGTCCGCGTACCTGCTGGAGATAGAGGGCGAGCAGGTAGAACGCGGTCGCCATGGCCGCCGCGGTCAGCGCGGTGGCGATCAGTGGCAGGGCGCGGCCGCGTACGAAGGGCAGCGGGGTCAGCGGGACGGGGGAGTGGTGCTCCACCAGGCCGAACAGGACGAGGACAGCCAGGCCGATGGCGACCGCCCAGGCGGAGTGCCCCAGACCGTAGAGCAGCGCGCCGAGGCCGGCGGTCGCGAGGAACGCGCCCGGCCAGTCGATCCGGCCGCCGGACCGCGGAAGGCCCTCCGGCACCAGGCGCCGTGCCGCGGCGACGGTGACGATCGCGACGGCCAGCGGCAGCAGGAACAGCCATCGCCACGACATCCAGGTCGCCGCCACGCCGGACAGGACGTTCCCGGCCGTCGCCCCCGAACTGCTCAGCACCCCCCACACGGCCATCGCCCGGCCGTACCGGCGGCGGTCGGGAAGGACGTCGCCGACCAGCGCCATCGCGGCCGGCGCCGCCAGCGCCGCGCCGACGCCCTCGCCGAGGCGCGCCGCGAGCAGCACGCCGAGCCCCGGGGCCGCCGCCGCGACGGCCGAGGCGGCGCCGAACACGGTCATGCCGGCGATGAGCGCTCTGCGGGGGCCGAACAGGTCCGCGAGCCGTCCGCCGAGCAGCAGCAGGCCGCCGAAGGACAGGCCGTACGCGGAGGCGACGAGCACCAGGTCCGGCGGGTCCGCGCCCAGGTCGTGCTGGATCTGGGGCAGCGCGACGGTGATGAGGGTGATGCTCGCGATGAGCGTGACCTGGACGGTGCCGAGCAGGATGAGCGTCGCTCTTTCTAGACCGATCGTTCTGTTATCAGGGCGCACGAAAACCTTCTCCTCGTCGGGGGTCGCTCGGTCCGGGTCAGTCCAGCAGGGACAGGGCCTGCTCGGCCGCGTCGCGGAGGCGCGCGGGGTCAGGGCCGGTGCGGCCGAGCACCTGGATGCCCTGGAGCAGGACGAGCAGGAAGCGCGCGAGCGCGCGGGGATCCTTGCCGTCCGCAAGCTCGCCCTGGGCGCGTGCCCGGATCAGCGCCGAGGTCAGCGCGGTCTCCACGGTGTCCCAGCTCGCCGCGACCAGGCGTGCCGTACGCGGGTCGCGCCCGGCCAGCTCGACCGCGCTGTTGACCACCAGGCAGCCGCGCCGGTGCTCGTCGCCGATCGACTCCTCGGCGTAGGCGCGGACCAGGGCGCGTACCGCGGGCAGGGCCGGGCCCGGCTGCGACAGCATCTCGACGACGCCGGGGTCGCGGCTCTGGACGTAGCGCTCGCAGGCCTTGAGGTAGAGATCGTGCTTGCCGCCGAAGGTGGCGTAGATGCTCGCGCGTGCGATGCCCAGGTGCTCGACGAGGTCGGCCATCGAGGTCGCCTCGTATCCGCGCTCCCAGAACAGCTCCAGCGCCCGCTGGAGCGCCGCGTCGGGATCGAACTGCTTGGTCCGTGCCACGTCCCGTACGTTAGCTGTATCGAGACCGATCGGTCAATTAATCGACGAGACCGAGATGGACTTTCCCCGCGTCGTCGACGCGCCAGCCCGGGTTGTGGCAGACCTCCCAGACCACGCCGTTGGGGTCGGCGAAGTGGCCGTGGTAACCGCCGAAGGCGGCGGTCTGCGGGGGCTTGACGAGCGTGCCACCCGCCTCGACCGCACGCCGTACGGCGGCGTCGACGGCGGTGGGGGAGTCCACGTTGTGCGACAGGGTGAGACCGCCGAGCCGGCCGTCGGCCGGCGTGCCCTCCATGTCGGCGACGAACTTGTCCGCCTGGAAGAGCCCGAGGACCAGCGCGGGCGCCACCTGGAAGAAGATGATCTCGCCGGGCACGTCGAGGAGCGCCGTCCAGCCCAGCCCGTCGCAGTAGAACGCGCGGGCGGCGTCGAGATCGGGCGTCGACAGGGTGAGGAAATGGGCTTGCTGTTTCATACGTTGAAGCATGGGCCCACCGGAGGAAGGTTGTCTTGAACGGATCGGACACGGCGCCCCCGTCGGGGGCGTTCTACCGTGAACACCGCCCGGTCCTGCCGCATCCGCTGGTGGAGTGCTCCTGGGAGCAACGCGTCGACTCCGACGCCTTCGTCCAGCGCGTCCTGCCGGACGCCTGCGCCGATCTGATCGTCTCCACGGCGGGGGAGGCGACCGTCGTCGGGCCGGCGACGTCGGTTCAGCTGCCCCGCCTTTCCGGCGGGGAACGCCTGCGCGGACTGCGCCTTCGCACCGCCGCCATCGGGCCGGCGCTCGGCCTGCCCGCGTACGAGCTCCGCGACCTCCAGGTGCCGCTGCGCGACCTGTTCCCGGCTCGCGAGGCGGGCCGGATCGCGGACCAGGTGCGGCGCGGCGAGCTCCCCTCCTTCCTGGATCCGGGTGCGCGTGAGCCGCGCGTCGAACGCGCTCTGGGCGGCCTCAGGCGGCGGGCCCGTGTCGGTGACATCGCCGAGGACCTCGGCATGTCGTCGCGGCACCTGCGCCGCCTGGTCCTGGCGAACACCGGGCTGGAGCCGCGCACTCTGTCGCGCATCGCGCGGTTCCAGTGCTTCCTCGACCTGGCCGACCACACCGCCGGGCCGTCCCTGGCGGATCTGGCGGCACGTGCCGGATACGCCGACCAGGCCCACCTGGCCCGTGAGGTGCGTGCCCTGTCCGGGCTGACGCCCTCCGCCCTCCTGGCCGAACGCCGCGGCGCCGCCTGACCGGGGTCAGACCGTCCAGATCTCCGCGACGTACGCGGCGGCGTGCCGCACGAAGCGCGCGATGTCGGGAGAGGTCGCCGTGCTCGCCCATGCCACGTGGAGGCGGCTGCCGGACAGGCCCTCGGTGGGCACCGCGACGACGCCGGCGGGCGGGGAGTCGCCCACCAGCGACAGGGGAGCGAAGCCGATCGTGCGCGCCAGCCGCACGTTCGCGGTGAGCTGGCTCATGTCCTGGAGTGCCGGGCCGGGCCGCCAGTCGTGCGGGGCGAGGTCGGTGCCGGTCCAGTGGGCCGTCTCCGCCTCGGTGGTGCCGGGCCAGGTCGCGATGGTCTCCCCGGCGAGCTCGGCGCGGTCGATGACCGTACGCGAGGCGAGAGCGTGCCCGGCGGGCAGCAGGGCGACGCGCGGCTCGGTCCACAGCACGTCGCTGTCGAGCCCGCGGTCGTCGAACGGATGGCGCAGGAGCCCCACGTCGACCTTGCCGTCGCGTAGCGCGTCGGTCTGCGCCTGCCAGTTGATGACGACGGCCTCCGCCGGCCGCTCTCCCGGATGGCTCGTATTGTAGGCACGTACGAGGTGGTCCAGAGCCTCGATCTCGCAGCCGCGTGCGGTCACGCGCAGGCACGGGGCCTCCTGTTCGGCCCGTACCGCCCGCGTCACCGCGGCCCGTACGAGATCGTCCAGATCGCGTGCCTCGTCGAAGAGCACCCGCCCGGCCGCGGTCGGCCGTACGTCACGGTGGTCGCGGACGAGCAGCGGGACGCCGACGCTGTGCTCCAGCGCGCTGATCGCACGGGACAGCGCCGGCTGTGTCATGCCCAGCCGGCTCGCGGCCCGGGTGAAGTTGCGTTCCTCGGCCACCGCGACGAAGTAGCGCAGCTGCCGCAGGTCGATGTCGTTCACCCCACCACCCTGGCACGGCGCACCCATGCCCTGCGGGCATGGGTGCATGCCGAACAGGCTTTTCCCCTTTTCCACGGCCGTCGATCTACTGAGACCCACCTGGTCATTTAGCGAAAGGCATGTCGT
Above is a genomic segment from Actinoallomurus bryophytorum containing:
- a CDS encoding LysR family transcriptional regulator — translated: MNDIDLRQLRYFVAVAEERNFTRAASRLGMTQPALSRAISALEHSVGVPLLVRDHRDVRPTAAGRVLFDEARDLDDLVRAAVTRAVRAEQEAPCLRVTARGCEIEALDHLVRAYNTSHPGERPAEAVVINWQAQTDALRDGKVDVGLLRHPFDDRGLDSDVLWTEPRVALLPAGHALASRTVIDRAELAGETIATWPGTTEAETAHWTGTDLAPHDWRPGPALQDMSQLTANVRLARTIGFAPLSLVGDSPPAGVVAVPTEGLSGSRLHVAWASTATSPDIARFVRHAAAYVAEIWTV
- a CDS encoding SDR family NAD(P)-dependent oxidoreductase, with translation MTARFTGKVALVTGGGSGIGQATALAFAREGAAVVVSGRGAEPLARTVKLIEEEGGTASAVTADVSRSEDVARLVATTVERHGGLHIAFNNAAVLHGGPVTGIDEASWDAMVGTNLTGVWLSLRHELAHMRANGGGVIVNTASIGVTAVPGIGAYGATKAGVVALSKAAAREAIAEGVRINVVSPGPIATAMSMRPGESEADVAARVGERIPAGRIGATEEVAAAVLWLASPESAFVVGHELTVDGGATA
- a CDS encoding TetR/AcrR family transcriptional regulator, coding for MARTKQFDPDAALQRALELFWERGYEATSMADLVEHLGIARASIYATFGGKHDLYLKACERYVQSRDPGVVEMLSQPGPALPAVRALVRAYAEESIGDEHRRGCLVVNSAVELAGRDPRTARLVAASWDTVETALTSALIRARAQGELADGKDPRALARFLLVLLQGIQVLGRTGPDPARLRDAAEQALSLLD
- a CDS encoding VOC family protein, producing MKQQAHFLTLSTPDLDAARAFYCDGLGWTALLDVPGEIIFFQVAPALVLGLFQADKFVADMEGTPADGRLGGLTLSHNVDSPTAVDAAVRRAVEAGGTLVKPPQTAAFGGYHGHFADPNGVVWEVCHNPGWRVDDAGKVHLGLVD
- the glmS gene encoding glutamine--fructose-6-phosphate transaminase (isomerizing), with product MCGIVAYTGHRDAVPILTEGLARLEYRGYDSAGLAVAGRSGDLRVRKKEGRVAAMAASLPARFKGGTGIGHTRWATHGEPSDENAHPHVAGTVAVVHNGIIENADELRAKLAADGVEFASETDSEVIPHLIARSSADELEDAVREALSQIVGTYGIAVVDARHPGVLVVARNGSPVVLGIGEKEMFAASDVAALVRYTRQVVHLDDGELASIRPDGFRTFTLDAQVTLKEPSVIETEDAAYDAEGYTHFMRKEIHEQPAAVERALRGRLDARFHTAHLGGLDLDPREARAIRRVKILGCGSAYYAGQVGAQLIEELARIPADAEPASEFRYRNPVVEADTLYVAVSQSGETYDTLAAVQELRRKGGRVLGVVNAVGSAIARECDGGIYLHAGPEIAVASTKAYTSTAVVFALLALHLGRIHDLSPADGRRITEGLRALPAQIGEILEQEDRIAALAGDLAKYHSMLFVGRVRGWPVAREGAQKLKEVSYVHAEAYPASELKHGPLALVSPALPTVAIVPDDELLDKNRSTLGEIRARHGRVVTIGHGVAGEDAIAVPKNEPELDPILLTIPLQLLAYHAAVALGHDVDKPRNLAKSVTVD
- a CDS encoding MFS transporter, which codes for MRPDNRTIGLERATLILLGTVQVTLIASITLITVALPQIQHDLGADPPDLVLVASAYGLSFGGLLLLGGRLADLFGPRRALIAGMTVFGAASAVAAAAPGLGVLLAARLGEGVGAALAAPAAMALVGDVLPDRRRYGRAMAVWGVLSSSGATAGNVLSGVAATWMSWRWLFLLPLAVAIVTVAAARRLVPEGLPRSGGRIDWPGAFLATAGLGALLYGLGHSAWAVAIGLAVLVLFGLVEHHSPVPLTPLPFVRGRALPLIATALTAAAMATAFYLLALYLQQVRGLSPLRTSMVLLLPAPALAAAGVLAGPLIARLGARRVMIAGLVVTAAGLFLLARLGLPYAGLVVFSLGAGTTFAAATVSAMDGVPAEQAGLAGGVLNSAMEIGPPAGLTLLTSLAAAHSRDVPAGYAFALRAAAIAFVLTALTALLRRGTK
- a CDS encoding helix-turn-helix domain-containing protein, which encodes MNGSDTAPPSGAFYREHRPVLPHPLVECSWEQRVDSDAFVQRVLPDACADLIVSTAGEATVVGPATSVQLPRLSGGERLRGLRLRTAAIGPALGLPAYELRDLQVPLRDLFPAREAGRIADQVRRGELPSFLDPGAREPRVERALGGLRRRARVGDIAEDLGMSSRHLRRLVLANTGLEPRTLSRIARFQCFLDLADHTAGPSLADLAARAGYADQAHLAREVRALSGLTPSALLAERRGAA